The following proteins come from a genomic window of Pseudomonas sp. WJP1:
- a CDS encoding c-type cytochrome has product MNKLIVSLLLTVGISGIAHAAGEPVKPGDAAAGQAKAAVCGACHGPDGNSMAPNFPKLAGQGERYLTKQLHDIKSGKRTVLEMTGLLTNLSDQDLADIAAYFASQKGSVGAADPKVVSRGEALFRGGDLAKGLPSCTGCHSPNGAGNAAAGFPHLGGQHAQYVAKQLTDFRKEEGGRNNDGDTKPMQSIAKKLSDEDIAAVSSYIQGLH; this is encoded by the coding sequence ATGAACAAATTGATCGTGAGTCTGCTGTTGACCGTGGGGATCTCCGGCATTGCCCATGCTGCAGGTGAGCCAGTCAAACCTGGTGACGCCGCCGCAGGCCAGGCAAAAGCCGCCGTATGTGGCGCCTGTCATGGCCCGGATGGCAACAGCATGGCGCCTAACTTTCCAAAACTGGCCGGCCAAGGTGAACGCTACCTGACCAAGCAGCTGCACGACATCAAGTCGGGCAAGCGCACCGTTCTGGAAATGACTGGCCTGCTGACCAACCTGAGCGACCAGGATCTGGCGGACATCGCCGCCTACTTCGCCAGCCAGAAGGGCAGCGTCGGCGCCGCCGACCCGAAAGTCGTGTCTCGCGGTGAAGCGCTGTTCCGCGGTGGCGACCTGGCCAAGGGCCTGCCATCTTGCACCGGCTGCCACTCGCCAAACGGCGCAGGCAACGCAGCCGCCGGCTTCCCGCATCTAGGCGGCCAGCACGCTCAATATGTCGCCAAGCAACTGACCGATTTCCGCAAGGAAGAAGGCGGTCGCAATAACGACGGCGATACCAAACCAATGCAGAGTATTGCCAAAAAGCTGAGCGACGAAGACATCGCCGCAGTGTCCAGCTACATCCAGGGCCTGCACTAA
- a CDS encoding c-type cytochrome, with translation MTKWLLVAGVLMPLYSAQATQDPETVYNRVCGACHSGQLPMAPRKGDQEAWTPRLAKGMETLVQHVTQGFKAMPPRGLCMDCSAEDYQAIIHWMSE, from the coding sequence ATGACGAAATGGCTGCTAGTTGCCGGAGTCTTGATGCCGCTTTACAGCGCTCAGGCTACACAGGATCCGGAAACTGTGTACAACCGTGTTTGTGGTGCCTGTCATTCCGGCCAACTACCCATGGCGCCCCGCAAGGGCGATCAGGAAGCTTGGACGCCGAGGTTGGCGAAAGGTATGGAGACGCTGGTGCAACACGTGACCCAGGGTTTCAAGGCGATGCCGCCGCGTGGTTTGTGCATGGACTGCAGTGCCGAGGATTACCAAGCCATCATCCACTGGATGAGCGAGTAA
- the yihA gene encoding ribosome biogenesis GTP-binding protein YihA/YsxC — translation MQLKNPILGLCQQSTFMLSAAKVDQCPDDEGFEVAFAGRSNAGKSSALNTLTHASLARTSKTPGRTQLLNFFKLDDERRLVDLPGYGYAKVPIPLKQHWQRHLEAYLGGRESLKGLILMMDIRHPMTDFDLLMLDWAVAAGMPMHILLTKADKLTYGAAKNTLLKVQSEIRKGWGDAVTIQLFSAPKRMGLEDAYTVLAGWMELADKGADEVTV, via the coding sequence ATGCAACTCAAGAATCCCATCCTCGGTCTGTGCCAACAGTCCACCTTCATGCTCAGCGCCGCCAAAGTCGACCAATGTCCGGATGACGAGGGCTTCGAAGTCGCCTTCGCCGGGCGTTCCAACGCCGGCAAGTCCAGTGCTCTGAACACCCTGACCCATGCCAGCCTGGCGCGCACCTCGAAAACCCCGGGGCGCACGCAACTGTTGAACTTCTTCAAGCTAGACGATGAACGCCGTCTGGTCGACCTGCCGGGCTACGGTTATGCAAAAGTACCGATCCCGCTTAAGCAACACTGGCAGCGTCACCTGGAAGCCTACCTGGGTGGTCGCGAGAGTTTGAAAGGTCTGATCCTGATGATGGACATCCGTCACCCGATGACCGACTTCGACCTGTTGATGCTCGATTGGGCCGTTGCGGCTGGCATGCCGATGCACATCTTGCTGACCAAGGCGGACAAGCTGACCTACGGCGCGGCCAAGAACACGCTGCTCAAGGTGCAGTCGGAAATTCGCAAGGGTTGGGGCGATGCGGTGACGATCCAGCTGTTTTCGGCCCCGAAGCGCATGGGCCTGGAAGACGCCTACACTGTATTGGCAGGCTGGATGGAACTGGCGGACAAGGGCGCTGACGAAGTAACTGTGTAA